A DNA window from Rhizobium sp. NXC14 contains the following coding sequences:
- a CDS encoding branched-chain amino acid ABC transporter permease, which yields MTPGFETMPSEIAAPPGWRVETRTRLSSIFIILSLVAAAALAAAPFMVSRGVVQDLFFILTMLALAQSWNLLAGYAGLISVGQQLFVGSGAYALFGFVILAGVDPILAIPLAGLFAMLIAAPAAFFSFRLYGPYFAIGTWVIAEVGRLLFAQWKMLGGGTGTSLPREATKDMLGISVLKNWFGMRSAAAADALTYWLALALVALTIGFIYRLLRSKQGLGLAAVRDNETAARALGVDARRLKILVYLATASVTGMVGALIYLQKARISPEAAFSLTDWTAYVVFIVVIGGIGTIEGPLVGVLVFFLLQNAFSSYGSWYLLALGALAIVTMLFAPRGLWGLISSRTGWELFPVRRLLRGGSTLHDEKGGPNG from the coding sequence ATGACTCCGGGTTTCGAAACAATGCCGAGCGAAATTGCTGCACCGCCGGGCTGGCGGGTGGAAACGCGGACGCGGCTTTCGAGCATCTTCATCATCCTCTCGCTTGTCGCGGCGGCCGCGCTCGCCGCTGCACCCTTCATGGTGTCGCGCGGCGTCGTGCAGGATCTTTTCTTCATCCTGACGATGCTGGCGCTGGCGCAGAGTTGGAACCTGCTTGCCGGCTATGCCGGACTGATCTCGGTCGGGCAGCAGCTCTTTGTCGGCTCCGGCGCCTATGCGCTGTTCGGCTTCGTCATTCTTGCCGGCGTCGACCCGATCCTCGCCATTCCGCTCGCCGGCCTCTTTGCAATGCTGATCGCAGCGCCAGCCGCCTTCTTTTCCTTCCGGCTTTACGGCCCCTATTTTGCGATCGGCACCTGGGTCATCGCCGAAGTCGGGCGGTTGCTGTTCGCCCAATGGAAGATGCTCGGCGGCGGAACGGGAACTTCGCTGCCGCGCGAAGCCACCAAGGATATGCTCGGTATTTCGGTGCTGAAGAACTGGTTCGGCATGCGTTCCGCGGCCGCGGCCGATGCGCTCACCTATTGGCTGGCGCTGGCTCTCGTCGCGCTGACGATCGGCTTCATCTATCGGCTGCTGCGCAGCAAGCAGGGCCTTGGCCTTGCTGCCGTGCGCGACAATGAGACAGCGGCCCGTGCGCTCGGCGTCGATGCGCGGCGGCTGAAGATCCTTGTCTATCTGGCAACCGCTTCCGTCACCGGCATGGTCGGTGCGCTCATTTACCTGCAGAAGGCGCGCATATCGCCGGAAGCCGCCTTCTCGCTGACCGACTGGACCGCCTATGTCGTGTTCATTGTCGTCATAGGCGGCATCGGCACCATCGAAGGCCCGCTGGTCGGCGTGCTCGTCTTCTTCCTCCTGCAAAATGCCTTTTCGAGCTACGGCTCCTGGTATCTCCTTGCGCTCGGGGCGCTTGCTATCGTCACGATGCTGTTCGCCCCACGCGGTCTCTGGGGTCTCATATCCAGCCGTACCGGTTGGGAACTCTTTCCGGTCCGCCGCCTGCTGAGAGGCGGATCAACGCTACATGATGAAAAGGGAGGGCCAAATGGCTGA
- a CDS encoding branched-chain amino acid ABC transporter permease: protein MNWLDTLLQGVLLGGLYALFAAGLSLVFGIMRLVNLAHGDLIVLAAFLILVLVSLLGLNPFLAALIAAPVMFAVGWLLQYHLLNRTLGNDILPPLLVTFGLSIVIQNGLLEGFTADSRRISAGALETASLQFGGVGAGLMPLITFASAVLVIVGLNQLIYRTELGCAFRATSDDVVTASLMGIRPNTIFAVATGLAMMIVTVAALYLGMRANFDPTAGPARLIYAFEAVIIGGLGSLWGTLAGGVILGVAQTVGAAVNPEWQILAGHIAFLLVLVFRPRGLFPRAVD, encoded by the coding sequence ATGAACTGGCTTGATACGCTTCTGCAAGGTGTTCTGCTCGGGGGGCTCTATGCGCTGTTCGCGGCAGGTCTCAGCCTCGTCTTCGGCATCATGCGCCTGGTCAATCTCGCCCATGGCGATCTCATCGTCCTGGCGGCTTTCCTGATCCTGGTGCTTGTCTCTTTGTTGGGGCTTAATCCCTTCCTGGCTGCGCTGATCGCCGCACCCGTGATGTTCGCCGTCGGTTGGCTGCTGCAATATCACCTGCTGAACCGCACCCTTGGCAACGACATCCTGCCACCCTTGCTCGTCACCTTCGGCCTGTCGATCGTCATTCAGAACGGTCTTTTGGAGGGCTTCACGGCCGATAGCCGGCGGATCTCCGCGGGCGCCCTCGAAACGGCTTCGCTGCAATTCGGGGGTGTCGGCGCCGGCCTGATGCCGCTCATCACCTTTGCCTCGGCAGTCCTCGTCATCGTCGGTCTCAACCAGCTCATCTACCGCACCGAGCTCGGCTGCGCCTTTCGAGCCACCTCGGACGATGTGGTGACGGCGAGCCTGATGGGCATTCGGCCGAATACGATCTTCGCCGTCGCGACCGGGCTTGCGATGATGATCGTGACGGTTGCTGCCCTTTATCTCGGTATGCGGGCGAACTTCGATCCGACGGCTGGGCCGGCGCGGCTGATCTACGCCTTCGAAGCCGTTATCATCGGTGGTCTCGGCTCGCTGTGGGGCACGCTTGCAGGCGGGGTCATCCTGGGAGTTGCCCAGACGGTCGGCGCTGCGGTCAATCCCGAATGGCAGATTCTTGCCGGGCATATCGCCTTCCTGCTCGTGCTGGTCTTCCGGCCGCGCGGTCTTTTCCCTCGCGCCGTGGATTGA
- a CDS encoding ABC transporter ATP-binding protein produces the protein MPLLELKGVSKSFGALVVAEDIGFSVEPGEALGVIGPNGAGKSTLFNLINGNLSVAGGSIQFDGRDVTHVPPMQRCLAGMGRTFQIPQPFARLTAYENLLVAGAFGAKARESDVSASCADILVETGLIAKANVPAGSLTLLERKRLELARALATQPKLLLLDEIAGGLTEGECRQLIATIKRVHQRGIAIIWIEHVLHALTAVAERILVLNFGRVIGIGKPDAIMGSSEVREIYLGMEV, from the coding sequence ATGCCCCTACTGGAATTGAAGGGAGTCTCGAAGTCGTTCGGCGCGCTCGTCGTCGCCGAGGATATCGGCTTCTCTGTCGAGCCTGGCGAGGCGCTCGGCGTCATCGGGCCGAACGGCGCCGGCAAATCGACGCTGTTCAACCTTATCAACGGCAATCTCTCCGTTGCCGGAGGATCGATCCAGTTCGACGGCCGCGATGTCACCCATGTGCCGCCGATGCAACGTTGCCTTGCCGGCATGGGCCGCACCTTCCAGATCCCGCAGCCTTTCGCGCGTCTGACGGCCTATGAAAACCTGCTGGTTGCCGGTGCTTTCGGTGCCAAGGCGCGGGAAAGCGATGTCTCGGCTTCGTGCGCGGACATCCTTGTCGAGACCGGCTTGATCGCCAAAGCCAATGTGCCTGCCGGATCGTTGACCCTGCTTGAACGCAAGCGGCTGGAATTGGCGCGTGCGCTCGCCACCCAGCCGAAGCTGTTGCTTCTCGACGAGATCGCCGGCGGATTGACGGAAGGCGAATGCCGCCAGCTCATCGCGACGATCAAGCGGGTTCACCAGCGCGGCATCGCCATCATCTGGATCGAGCATGTGCTGCATGCTCTTACAGCTGTGGCCGAGCGCATCCTCGTGCTCAATTTCGGCCGGGTGATCGGCATCGGCAAGCCCGATGCGATCATGGGTTCGAGCGAGGTGCGCGAAATCTATCTCGGGATGGAGGTCTGA
- a CDS encoding tetratricopeptide repeat protein, with translation MERRLAAILSADVVGYSRLMGVDESGTFERLKACRRELVDSAIEEHHGRIIKLMGDGALVEFASVVDAVQCAAVIQRKMPSRDQGVSEEQRIRFRIGINLGDIIVEADDIYGDGVNIAARLQAIAEPGGIFISGTAFDHVVHKVDVGFSALGEHRLKNIADPVRVYRVLLDPGHIGTVVFSPRPRSRGIALLALAALLILASAAVVAWQWPQKQRASIAVLPFANLSDQTQDYFADGITDNLITDLTRLSKLDVISQNSVFAYKDKPHLLADIRRDLGVRFVVEGSVQRMGDLMRVNAQLVDAVSGDHLWANRFDRSGADVFAVQDAMSRQIANALGLELTPSEVERIARPPTANLEAYDYYLRAEQAARTGRRSRMLEALALFDKAEELDSGFAEAFASDAHASAFVWRSAYDDVLQSALARKRTYDKASRALALDPELPSPYAVLAIMQVVDRRYDQAIASAQKAVSLGPADAEAHMAAAYVQLVTGNHADAAAAVDKALRFDPNPSAVDRYTAGMIFYLQRDYERAIDSFKRAGYGSQGNGEFVTALAMAYVRVGRIDEARATVAEAERLMGGRDCLASWRLGSAHFRDQDLAFILDALREAGLPEWPFRFQGDEQNRLKGAEIAATVMGKLLRGKTEPSDSPALMQVQVDGKAAFRSASQMMTEKISVKGDLLCEQSENAFGRADCGPVYRHANPAGETSYAYANSTKVFYFSPAQ, from the coding sequence ATGGAGAGGCGTCTCGCCGCGATACTTTCCGCTGACGTGGTAGGCTATAGTCGTCTCATGGGAGTGGATGAGAGCGGCACCTTCGAGCGGTTGAAGGCCTGCCGCCGGGAGCTGGTTGATTCCGCCATCGAAGAGCATCATGGCCGGATCATCAAACTCATGGGTGACGGCGCACTCGTCGAGTTTGCCAGCGTTGTGGACGCGGTTCAATGTGCGGCCGTCATCCAGCGGAAAATGCCCAGCAGAGACCAAGGAGTTTCCGAGGAGCAGCGCATTCGATTTCGCATCGGGATCAATCTTGGCGACATTATCGTTGAAGCCGATGACATCTATGGCGACGGCGTCAACATAGCCGCCCGTCTGCAGGCAATTGCCGAACCTGGCGGAATCTTCATATCCGGGACCGCATTCGACCATGTTGTGCACAAGGTCGATGTCGGCTTCTCGGCACTCGGCGAGCATCGACTGAAAAACATTGCGGACCCGGTTCGCGTCTATCGCGTTCTGCTTGACCCAGGGCACATCGGCACGGTCGTCTTTTCCCCTCGGCCAAGGTCACGAGGTATCGCACTGCTGGCGCTCGCGGCGCTGTTGATCCTTGCCAGCGCGGCTGTCGTCGCCTGGCAATGGCCGCAGAAGCAACGCGCATCGATCGCAGTGCTACCCTTCGCCAACTTGAGTGACCAAACCCAGGATTACTTCGCCGACGGCATTACCGACAACCTGATCACCGACCTCACCAGGTTGTCGAAACTTGATGTCATTTCACAGAATTCCGTCTTTGCCTACAAGGATAAGCCCCACTTGCTGGCAGACATACGCCGTGACCTCGGCGTGCGCTTTGTCGTGGAGGGCAGTGTTCAGCGCATGGGCGACCTGATGCGCGTCAACGCGCAGCTGGTCGACGCTGTGAGCGGCGACCATCTGTGGGCCAATCGGTTTGATCGCAGCGGGGCGGATGTGTTTGCTGTCCAGGATGCGATGAGCCGCCAGATCGCCAATGCGCTCGGTCTGGAACTCACCCCGTCCGAGGTAGAGCGAATTGCCCGACCCCCGACCGCCAATCTCGAAGCTTATGACTATTATCTGCGTGCCGAGCAGGCGGCCCGTACCGGCCGTCGTTCTCGGATGCTGGAGGCATTGGCGCTGTTTGACAAGGCCGAGGAACTCGACAGCGGCTTTGCTGAAGCCTTCGCGTCCGATGCGCATGCGTCGGCCTTTGTCTGGCGAAGCGCATATGACGACGTCCTCCAGAGTGCCCTGGCGCGAAAAAGAACATACGACAAGGCAAGTCGCGCGCTCGCCCTCGATCCCGAACTACCGTCGCCTTATGCGGTCCTCGCTATCATGCAGGTCGTGGACCGACGTTATGACCAGGCGATCGCCTCGGCGCAGAAGGCCGTGTCGCTCGGGCCCGCCGATGCCGAGGCCCATATGGCGGCCGCATATGTTCAATTGGTAACGGGCAATCACGCCGACGCCGCTGCTGCGGTCGACAAGGCGCTCAGGTTTGATCCGAACCCCTCTGCTGTCGACCGATATACGGCTGGCATGATTTTCTATCTGCAACGCGACTACGAGAGGGCGATAGACAGTTTCAAACGCGCAGGCTATGGCTCCCAAGGTAACGGCGAGTTCGTTACCGCTCTCGCCATGGCCTATGTCCGTGTCGGTCGCATTGATGAGGCTCGAGCGACTGTCGCCGAGGCCGAACGTCTCATGGGGGGGCGTGACTGCCTCGCGTCATGGCGGCTGGGCAGTGCCCATTTCAGAGACCAGGATTTGGCATTTATCCTCGACGCGCTGCGCGAGGCGGGGCTGCCGGAATGGCCGTTCCGCTTCCAGGGGGACGAGCAAAATCGGTTGAAGGGTGCCGAGATCGCTGCCACCGTCATGGGCAAGCTTCTGCGGGGAAAGACCGAGCCGTCCGATAGCCCTGCGCTGATGCAAGTCCAAGTGGACGGAAAGGCCGCATTCCGCTCGGCGTCCCAAATGATGACCGAGAAGATTTCTGTCAAAGGGGACCTGCTTTGCGAGCAAAGTGAAAACGCATTTGGGCGAGCCGATTGCGGCCCGGTCTATAGACACGCAAACCCGGCTGGCGAAACCAGCTATGCTTACGCAAATTCAACCAAGGTCTTCTATTTTTCACCGGCCCAATAG
- a CDS encoding ABC transporter substrate-binding protein produces the protein MFTRRDFLKTTAAGGALIATSGLPMPAIAKNAAIKLGYVSPQTGPLAAFGEADKFVIDAFLATTKAKGLNYEVVVKDSQSNPNRAAEVAKELIVDSQINLMLVSSTPETTNPVSTTCEGEEMPCISTVAPWQPWFIGQQGNPGDPASWKPFNYAYHFFWGLEDIIAVFTGMWSQIETNKKVGGLFPNDGDGNAWGDKVVGFPPVLEKLGYGLTDTGRYQNLTDDFSAQINAFKQAGTDILTGVMIPPDLTTFWNQAKQQGLKPKVASIGKALLFPQTVEALGNAGHNLSTEVWWTPTHPFKSSLTGETAAAVAAAFTKTTGRPWTQPIGFAHALFELAVDVMTRSEDASDGDAVAKAIGETKLDTLIGPVAWGNEKLPPFAQKNVAKTPLVGGQWRLKSGGGYDLVVVENGLAPNVPLGGKLEALA, from the coding sequence ATGTTCACGAGACGCGATTTTCTGAAGACGACGGCGGCCGGCGGCGCATTGATTGCAACGTCGGGCCTGCCCATGCCGGCGATTGCCAAGAATGCGGCAATCAAGCTTGGCTATGTCAGCCCGCAGACGGGGCCGCTCGCCGCTTTCGGCGAGGCCGACAAGTTCGTCATCGATGCCTTTCTGGCGACGACGAAGGCAAAGGGCCTGAACTACGAGGTCGTGGTCAAGGACAGCCAGTCGAACCCGAACCGCGCTGCCGAGGTCGCAAAGGAGCTGATCGTCGACAGCCAGATCAACCTGATGCTCGTATCCTCGACGCCGGAGACGACCAATCCGGTTTCCACGACCTGCGAGGGCGAGGAGATGCCCTGCATTTCCACGGTCGCGCCGTGGCAGCCCTGGTTCATCGGCCAGCAGGGCAATCCCGGCGATCCGGCCTCCTGGAAGCCCTTCAATTACGCCTATCATTTCTTCTGGGGCCTTGAGGATATCATCGCCGTCTTTACAGGCATGTGGAGCCAAATCGAGACGAATAAAAAGGTCGGTGGCCTGTTCCCGAACGATGGTGACGGGAATGCCTGGGGCGACAAGGTCGTCGGCTTCCCGCCGGTCCTGGAAAAGCTCGGCTACGGACTGACGGATACCGGCCGCTACCAGAACCTCACGGATGATTTCTCGGCGCAGATCAATGCCTTCAAGCAGGCAGGCACCGATATCCTGACCGGGGTGATGATCCCACCCGACCTCACCACTTTCTGGAACCAGGCCAAGCAGCAAGGCCTGAAGCCCAAGGTCGCCTCGATCGGCAAGGCGCTTCTCTTCCCGCAGACCGTCGAAGCGTTGGGAAATGCCGGGCACAATCTCTCGACCGAGGTTTGGTGGACCCCGACGCATCCGTTCAAATCGTCGCTGACGGGCGAGACCGCAGCCGCAGTGGCGGCTGCCTTCACCAAGACAACCGGCCGACCATGGACCCAGCCGATCGGCTTTGCCCATGCACTGTTCGAGCTCGCCGTCGATGTCATGACGCGGAGCGAGGATGCGAGCGATGGCGATGCCGTCGCCAAGGCGATCGGCGAGACCAAGCTCGACACGCTCATCGGGCCGGTTGCCTGGGGCAACGAGAAACTGCCGCCGTTCGCGCAAAAGAATGTCGCCAAGACGCCGCTGGTCGGCGGCCAATGGCGGCTGAAATCCGGCGGCGGCTACGATCTCGTCGTCGTCGAAAACGGGCTGGCGCCGAACGTACCGCTTGGCGGCAAGCTCGAAGCCCTTGCGTGA
- a CDS encoding FAD-dependent monooxygenase: MADITTDVLIIGTGPAGSATSALLATYGLEPMVINRYRWLASTPRAHITNQRTMEVLRDLGRDVEEEAYLFAVEQDLMGQNVFCTAVAGEEIGRMQSWGNHPLSRAEHLLSSPARMNDLPQTYMEPLLFKTACSRGAQARMSTEYVSHVQDAEGVTTTCLDRMTGRELVIRSKFLIGADGGNSKVAEHAGLTFEGRMGVAGSMNILFEADLSRYVAHRPSVLYWVLQPGADVGGIGMGLVRMVRPWNEWLIVWGYDINQPAPQVDDAFATKVVRELVGVADLKPKIKSVSTWTVNNMYATSLSNGRVFCTGDAVHRHPPSNGLGSNTSIQDGFNLAWKLALVLKGQAGMGLLESYQAERAPVAKQIVTRANKSIEEFGPIFKSLGLLDSVDPVKMQQNMDARCDDTADAERQRTAIREAIAYKVYEFDAHGVEMNHRYASNAVVKDGQPEPAYEKDAELHFQPTTWPGARLPHAWLFNDSGRKVSSLDLTGHGVFTLLTGIGGDGWIAAARALSKEFGLPITTHKIGPRQEWQDLTGDWARAREIRDAGVLLVRPDHHVGWRSHAAVADPENELRRALKAILDR; encoded by the coding sequence ATGGCTGACATCACCACCGACGTTCTGATCATCGGTACGGGACCCGCCGGCTCGGCGACATCAGCGCTGCTTGCGACCTACGGCCTCGAGCCGATGGTGATCAACCGTTATCGCTGGCTGGCTAGCACGCCGCGCGCGCACATCACCAACCAGCGAACGATGGAGGTTCTGCGCGATCTCGGTCGCGACGTCGAGGAGGAGGCCTATCTCTTCGCGGTCGAACAGGATCTGATGGGGCAGAATGTCTTCTGCACGGCGGTTGCCGGCGAGGAAATCGGCCGCATGCAGAGCTGGGGCAACCACCCGCTGTCGCGTGCCGAGCACCTTCTTTCATCGCCCGCCCGCATGAACGACCTGCCGCAGACTTACATGGAGCCGCTGCTGTTCAAGACAGCCTGCTCGCGGGGCGCGCAGGCGCGCATGTCGACGGAGTATGTGAGCCATGTTCAGGATGCCGAAGGGGTCACGACCACCTGTCTCGACCGCATGACCGGCAGGGAGCTGGTGATCCGCTCGAAATTCCTGATCGGCGCTGATGGCGGCAACTCCAAGGTGGCGGAGCATGCCGGCCTGACCTTCGAAGGCAGGATGGGCGTTGCCGGCTCGATGAACATTCTGTTCGAGGCTGATCTCTCACGCTATGTCGCCCATCGCCCGTCGGTGCTTTACTGGGTGCTGCAGCCTGGCGCCGATGTCGGCGGCATCGGCATGGGCCTTGTTCGCATGGTGCGGCCATGGAACGAATGGCTGATCGTCTGGGGTTACGACATCAATCAGCCCGCGCCTCAGGTCGACGATGCTTTCGCCACCAAGGTCGTGCGCGAACTGGTCGGCGTTGCCGATCTCAAGCCGAAGATCAAATCCGTTTCGACCTGGACTGTGAACAACATGTACGCGACGAGTCTGTCGAACGGTCGGGTGTTCTGCACGGGGGATGCCGTCCATCGCCATCCGCCTTCGAACGGCCTCGGCTCCAACACCTCGATCCAGGATGGCTTCAACCTCGCCTGGAAACTCGCATTGGTCCTCAAGGGTCAGGCGGGCATGGGCCTGCTCGAGAGCTACCAGGCCGAACGTGCGCCGGTTGCCAAGCAGATCGTTACCCGCGCCAACAAGTCGATCGAGGAATTCGGCCCGATCTTCAAGTCGCTGGGTCTGCTCGATTCCGTCGATCCGGTGAAAATGCAGCAGAACATGGATGCGCGCTGCGATGATACCGCCGACGCCGAACGCCAGCGCACGGCAATCCGCGAGGCGATCGCCTATAAGGTCTATGAGTTCGACGCGCATGGCGTGGAGATGAACCATCGCTACGCTTCGAATGCCGTCGTCAAGGACGGGCAGCCGGAGCCAGCCTACGAGAAGGATGCCGAGCTGCATTTCCAACCGACGACGTGGCCGGGCGCGCGGCTGCCGCATGCCTGGCTGTTCAACGACAGCGGCAGGAAAGTATCGAGCCTCGATCTCACCGGTCATGGCGTCTTCACCCTGTTGACCGGTATCGGTGGCGACGGCTGGATTGCGGCGGCGAGGGCTTTGTCGAAGGAGTTCGGCCTGCCAATCACGACTCATAAGATCGGCCCGCGGCAGGAATGGCAGGACCTGACGGGAGACTGGGCGCGCGCCCGCGAAATCCGCGATGCCGGCGTTCTGCTCGTGCGTCCGGACCATCATGTCGGCTGGCGTTCGCATGCCGCAGTCGCCGATCCGGAAAACGAGCTGCGTCGTGCATTGAAAGCAATTCTGGATCGGTGA
- a CDS encoding ankyrin repeat domain-containing protein — protein sequence MRRFLTSVALFFSATVAAAGDPLFDAISAGNTVAVEQSLASGADVNSRTRDQATPLINAALENQLAVAELLIDRHADVMARNSGGFTPLHAAAFSGSLPISKLLLDHGAVLDDASNKAGVTPLMVAGEENHVLLAEFLLTKGADVNHAEVHGYAPITRAMWKGNFDIVRLFKRHGVACPPGSILGAANYAKCMEIHD from the coding sequence ATGCGCCGGTTTCTTACATCGGTGGCGTTGTTTTTTTCAGCGACAGTGGCGGCCGCTGGGGATCCCTTGTTCGATGCCATTTCAGCAGGAAACACCGTTGCCGTGGAACAGTCTCTGGCTTCGGGTGCCGATGTCAACAGCCGCACGCGCGATCAAGCAACACCACTCATCAACGCCGCGCTTGAAAATCAGCTTGCCGTTGCCGAGCTGTTAATAGACAGACATGCCGATGTTATGGCGAGGAATTCAGGCGGCTTTACGCCCCTTCATGCTGCGGCATTTTCGGGTAGCCTACCCATCAGCAAACTGCTCCTGGACCATGGAGCAGTTCTCGACGATGCATCCAACAAAGCCGGTGTTACGCCCCTCATGGTTGCGGGCGAAGAGAACCATGTCCTCCTAGCCGAGTTTTTGCTTACCAAGGGGGCCGATGTCAACCACGCCGAGGTTCACGGCTACGCGCCAATCACGAGGGCCATGTGGAAAGGCAATTTCGATATCGTCCGCCTGTTCAAGCGACATGGTGTGGCCTGCCCTCCGGGCAGCATCCTCGGCGCGGCCAATTACGCTAAGTGCATGGAAATACATGATTAA
- a CDS encoding YHS domain-containing (seleno)protein, which produces MIGLAVAGAVSGSPAMADDSVNTGYFGGVAIMGYDTVAYFTEGKATKGSEKISYEWMGTPWHFANAKHREMFMSEPLRYAPQYGGYCTGEVSGGSVTVNIDPEAFKIVEGKLYLMYDKADAEDFAAHPADTVAKADAKWAKVAADLELDQYH; this is translated from the coding sequence ATGATCGGTCTGGCTGTCGCAGGTGCAGTCAGCGGATCACCAGCCATGGCCGACGATTCCGTAAACACGGGCTACTTCGGCGGTGTCGCTATCATGGGGTACGACACTGTCGCCTACTTTACCGAAGGCAAAGCGACGAAAGGCTCGGAAAAAATCTCCTACGAATGGATGGGGACGCCCTGGCATTTCGCCAATGCCAAACATCGTGAGATGTTTATGAGCGAGCCGCTTAGATACGCGCCTCAGTACGGCGGCTACTGCACGGGCGAGGTGAGCGGCGGGTCCGTCACCGTCAACATCGATCCGGAAGCCTTCAAGATCGTCGAGGGCAAGCTTTACCTGATGTATGACAAGGCGGATGCGGAGGACTTTGCCGCGCATCCGGCGGACACTGTGGCCAAGGCCGATGCCAAATGGGCGAAGGTCGCGGCCGATCTCGAGCTGGATCAGTACCACTGA
- a CDS encoding intradiol ring-cleavage dioxygenase — MSFEEKGYFTEENSVEVVTGRNTNALDARLKQVMEVVTRKLHEAVKELEPTQDEWMEAILFLTRTGHTCTDWRQEFILLSDVLGVSMLVDAINNRKPSGASESTVLGPFHVADAPELPMGANICLDQKGEDMVISGRILDTEGRPIENAVLDVWQANDEGFYDVQQKGIQPDFNLRGVFRTGKDGHYWFRAVKPKYYPIPNDGPVGQLLGALGRHPYRPAHLHYIIKADGFETLTTHIFDPDDRYIHSDAVFGVKESLLAEFKLMDDPTRARELGFAGSFWQVEHDFVLAPERK; from the coding sequence ATGAGCTTTGAAGAAAAAGGCTATTTCACTGAGGAAAACTCTGTCGAGGTTGTCACCGGCCGCAACACCAATGCACTCGATGCGCGGCTGAAGCAGGTGATGGAGGTGGTGACCCGCAAGCTGCATGAGGCGGTGAAAGAGCTGGAGCCGACCCAGGACGAATGGATGGAAGCGATCCTCTTTCTCACCCGCACCGGTCACACCTGCACCGACTGGCGGCAGGAATTCATTCTGCTGTCGGACGTGCTCGGCGTGTCGATGTTGGTCGACGCAATCAACAACCGTAAACCATCCGGCGCGTCCGAAAGCACGGTTCTCGGCCCCTTCCATGTCGCGGATGCGCCGGAACTGCCGATGGGCGCCAATATCTGCCTCGACCAGAAGGGTGAGGACATGGTGATCAGCGGCCGAATCCTCGATACCGAAGGCCGCCCGATCGAAAACGCGGTGCTCGACGTCTGGCAGGCGAATGACGAAGGGTTCTATGACGTCCAGCAGAAGGGCATCCAGCCCGATTTCAATTTGCGCGGCGTATTCCGCACCGGCAAGGACGGACACTATTGGTTCCGCGCGGTGAAGCCGAAATACTATCCGATCCCAAATGATGGTCCCGTGGGGCAATTGCTCGGTGCGCTCGGCCGTCACCCCTACCGGCCTGCGCATCTGCACTATATTATCAAGGCAGACGGGTTTGAGACGCTGACGACCCATATTTTCGATCCCGACGATCGCTACATCCATTCCGATGCGGTATTCGGCGTCAAGGAGAGTTTGCTGGCCGAATTCAAGCTGATGGACGACCCCACGAGGGCAAGGGAGCTCGGTTTCGCAGGATCGTTCTGGCAGGTCGAGCACGATTTCGTGCTGGCGCCGGAACGAAAGTGA
- a CDS encoding ABC transporter ATP-binding protein yields MSLIETRGLTASYGDFQAVLGVDIRLEAGETIAIIGANGAGKSTLMRSIAGVIANKPDMVLHHGEPIGAMLASDVVRRGIALVPEGRKLFSSLSVEENLQIGRYGRRVAGPWTLDSIYSLFPVLKERRRNPATALSGGQQQMVAIGRALMSNPEVLLCDELSLGLAPVVIKDIYAAFSHIRAAGAATVIVEQDIAQALKVADRIYCMMEGRITLTGRPAELDRADIHAAYFGADTHELA; encoded by the coding sequence ATGAGCCTCATCGAAACTCGCGGCCTTACGGCCTCCTACGGCGATTTCCAGGCCGTGCTCGGGGTTGATATCAGGCTTGAGGCGGGCGAGACCATCGCCATTATCGGCGCCAATGGCGCGGGGAAATCGACATTGATGCGCTCGATCGCCGGTGTCATTGCCAACAAGCCCGATATGGTCCTGCACCATGGCGAGCCGATTGGGGCAATGCTTGCATCCGATGTCGTGCGGCGCGGCATCGCGCTCGTGCCGGAGGGGCGGAAGTTGTTCTCGTCGCTGTCGGTCGAGGAAAATCTGCAGATCGGCCGCTATGGCCGCCGCGTCGCTGGACCTTGGACGCTCGATAGCATCTATTCGCTATTTCCGGTCCTGAAGGAGAGACGCCGCAATCCGGCGACGGCGCTCTCGGGCGGGCAACAGCAGATGGTCGCCATCGGCCGGGCGCTGATGTCCAACCCGGAGGTTCTTCTGTGCGACGAACTGAGCCTCGGCCTCGCCCCCGTGGTCATCAAGGACATTTATGCCGCCTTTTCCCATATCCGTGCTGCGGGTGCCGCCACCGTGATCGTCGAGCAGGATATCGCCCAGGCGCTGAAGGTGGCCGATCGTATCTACTGCATGATGGAGGGCCGCATCACCCTGACTGGCCGTCCCGCAGAACTCGATCGCGCCGATATCCATGCGGCCTATTTTGGAGCGGACACCCATGAACTGGCTTGA